A stretch of the Aphelocoma coerulescens isolate FSJ_1873_10779 chromosome 22, UR_Acoe_1.0, whole genome shotgun sequence genome encodes the following:
- the GOLGA7 gene encoding golgin subfamily A member 7 isoform X1, with protein sequence MGHGCFRACVVPAVQRPLGLRLRSAAPRGAWRHFRPYPARSRLGGFATAIDRQQFEETVRTLNNLYAEAEKLGGQSYLEGCLACLTAYTIFLCMETHYEKVLKKIAKFIQEQNEKIYAPQGLLLTDPIERGLRVIEITIYEDRGLASGR encoded by the exons ATGGGACACGGGTGCTTTCGCGCATGCGTAGTTCCTGCCGTTCAGCGGCCCCTGGGACTGCGCCTGCGCAGTGCCGCGCCTCGTGGCGCCTGGCGGCACTTCCGCCCTTACCCAGCCCGGAGTCGCCTCGGCGGTTTTGCGACAGCC ATTGACAGGCAGCAGTTTGAGGAGACAGTCCGGACACTGAACAACCTCTAtgcagaagctgaaaaactTGGGGGCCAATCTTACCTTGAGGGTTGTCTCGCCTGCCTGACTGCCTACACCATCTTCCTGTGCATGGAGACACACTATGAAAAG GTTCTAAAGAAAATTGCTAAGTTCATTCAGGAACAGAATGAGAAGATCTACGCTCCTCAGGGCCTTCTGCTGACAGACCCCATTGAAAGAGGATTAAGAGTT ATTGAAATTACCATTTATGAAGACAGAGGTTTGGCCAGTGGAAGATAG
- the GINS4 gene encoding DNA replication complex GINS protein SLD5, which translates to MAAAAGGDSDGDGEEMVLTPAQLIHSLEQAWLNEKFAPELLESKPEVIECVVEQLDHMEANLKRAKRGDLKVSVHHMEVERIRFVLSSYLRCRLVKIEKFFPHILEKEKSRAEGEPSILSPEEFAFAKEYMANTEAYLKNVVLKHMPPNLQKVSLLKSVPKPNLDSFVFLRVLERQENILVEPETDEQREYAINLEEGSQHLIRYRTVAPLVASGAVQLI; encoded by the exons atggcggccgcggccggcgggGACTCGGACGGCGACGGCGAGGAGATGGTGCTTACCCCAGCACAGCTGatccacagcctggagcag GCCTGGCTGAATGAGAAATTTGCTCCAGAACTGCTGGAGAGTAAACCTGAAGTCATCGAGTGTGTTGTGGAGCAGCTGGACCATATG gaagcaaacctGAAGCGGGCAAAGAGAGGCGACCTGAAGGTCAGTGTTCACCACATGGAGGTCGAAAGGATCCGTTTTGTGCTCAGCAGCTACTTGCGGTGTCGACTGGTGAAG ATAGAGAAGTTTTTTCCCCACATCCTGGAGAAGGAGAAGTCTCGAGCTGAAGGGGAGCCCTCCATTTTATCACCAGAGGAGTTTGCTTTTGCTAAAGA GTACATGGCAAATACAGAGGCTTACCTGAAAAATGTGGTCCTAAAACACATGCCACCTAACCTGCAGAAAGTGTCTCTCCTAAAGTCAG TTCCAAAGCCCAACCTGGACTCCTTTGTGTTTCTGAGGGTGCTGGAGCGGCAGGAGAACATCCTGGTGGAGCCAGAGACAGATGAGCAGAG GGAATATGCCATCAACCTGGAGGAGGGCTCGCAGCACCTGATCCGTTACAGAACCGTGGCCCCTCTGGTGGCCTCAGGAGCTGTGCAGCTCATCTGA
- the GOLGA7 gene encoding golgin subfamily A member 7 isoform X2, translating into MRPQQAPVSGKVFIQRDYSGGTRCQFQSKFPAELENRIDRQQFEETVRTLNNLYAEAEKLGGQSYLEGCLACLTAYTIFLCMETHYEKVLKKIAKFIQEQNEKIYAPQGLLLTDPIERGLRVIEITIYEDRGLASGR; encoded by the exons atgagGCCGCAGCAGGCGCCGGTGTCGGGCAAGGTGTTCATCCAGCGCGACTACAGCGGCGGGACGCGCTGCCAGTTCCAGAGCAAGTTCCCGGCCGAGCTGGAGAACAGG ATTGACAGGCAGCAGTTTGAGGAGACAGTCCGGACACTGAACAACCTCTAtgcagaagctgaaaaactTGGGGGCCAATCTTACCTTGAGGGTTGTCTCGCCTGCCTGACTGCCTACACCATCTTCCTGTGCATGGAGACACACTATGAAAAG GTTCTAAAGAAAATTGCTAAGTTCATTCAGGAACAGAATGAGAAGATCTACGCTCCTCAGGGCCTTCTGCTGACAGACCCCATTGAAAGAGGATTAAGAGTT ATTGAAATTACCATTTATGAAGACAGAGGTTTGGCCAGTGGAAGATAG
- the LOC138121618 gene encoding peptide chain release factor 2-like: MGIAAAPTPPLLPRGRARAGPGGGRARRHRRARRHRRAGRYRRARRYRRARRHRRAGRYRRARRHRRARRHRRARRYRRAGRYRRARRYRRARRHRRAGRYRRARRHRRARRHRRAGRYRRARRYRRARRHRRAGRYRRARRHRRARRHRRAGRYRRARRYRRARRHRRAGRYRRARRHRRARRHRRAGRYRRARRHRRAGRYRRAGRYRRARRHRRAGRYRRARRHRRARRHRRAGRYRRARRHRRARRHRRAGRYRRARQHQRARRHRRAGRYRRARRHWRAGRYRRARQHRRAG, from the coding sequence ATGGGGATCGCCGCTGCTCCCACCCCGCCCCTCCTCCCGCGGGGCCGCGCgcgcgccgggccgggcggcgggAGAGCCCGGCGGCACCGGAGAGCCCGGCGGCACCGGAGAGCCGGCCGGTACCGGAGAGCCCGGCGGTACCGGAGAGCCCGGCGGCACCGGAGAGCCGGCCGGTACCGGAGAGCCCGGCGGCACCGGAGAGCCCGGCGGCACCGGAGAGCCCGGCGGTACCGGAGAGCCGGCCGGTACCGGAGAGCCCGGCGGTACCGGAGAGCCCGGCGGCACCGGAGAGCCGGCCGGTACCGGAGAGCCCGGCGGCACCGGAGAGCCCGGCGGCACCGGAGAGCCGGCCGGTACCGGAGAGCCCGGCGGTACCGGAGAGCCCGGCGGCACCGGAGAGCCGGCCGGTACCGGAGAGCCCGGCGGCACCGGAGAGCCCGGCGGCACCGGAGAGCCGGCCGGTACCGGAGAGCCCGGCGGTACCGGAGAGCCCGGCGGCACCGGAGAGCCGGCCGGTACCGGAGAGCCCGGCGGCACCGGAGAGCCCGGCGGCACCGGAGAGCCGGCCGGTACCGGAGAGCCCGGCGGCACCGGAGAGCCGGCCGGTACCGGAGAGCCGGCCGGTACCGGAGAGCCCGGCGGCACCGGAGAGCCGGCCGGTACCGGAGAGCCCGGCGGCACCGGAGAGCCCGGCGGCACCGGAGAGCCGGCCGGTACCGGAGAGCCCGGCGGCACCGGAGAGCTCGGCGGCACCGGAGAGCCGGCCGGTACCGGAGAGCCCGGCAGCACCAGAGAGCCCGGCGGCACCGGAGAGCCGGCCGGTACCGGAGAGCCCGGCGGCACTGGAGAGCTGGCCGGTACCGGAGAGCTCGGCAGCACCGGAGAGCCGGCTAG
- the LOC138121814 gene encoding protein phosphatase 1 regulatory subunit 3C-B-like has protein sequence MSCGELFQVCSGRAVAPPAMPVDLAVRLCLSHSPPIRKLLNSYEELRGNRGRKPLRSCLNQKLSAEPEPERRDSTKSSKGQKKKRVVFADMKGLSLTAVRFFSKIEEDLCDLQHALSDLACFRPRLRDLHPEACRYVLDFPQPSANYVTFRNSLHSNLVCLESCVIQDRALSGTVKVKNIEYEKKVTVRITFDGWKSFQDISCQYMHSTYGSADTDIFSFELILPKPSISHRVTEFCISFQCGQKTHWDNNHGKNYKIRHVGMIRPPSHAVKSASRAWEHLGTSGAAALVLSHLQTWRHLETQAPYW, from the exons ATGAGCTGCGGCga GCTTTTCCAGGTGTGCAGCGGGCGGGCTGTTGCCCCCCCAGCCATGCCCGTGGACCTGGCCGTGCGGCTCTGCCTGAGCCACTCGCCCCCCATCCGCAAGCTGCTGAACTCCTACGAAGAGCTGCGGGGCAACCGAGGCCGCAAACCCCTCCGATCCTGTCTCAACCAGAAGCTGAGCGCAGAACCTGAGCCGGAGCGGCGAGACAGTACCAAGAGCTCCAAGGGCCAGAAGAAGAAGCGGGTTGTGTTTGCTGATATGAAGGGGCTCTCACTGACGGCTGTCCGCTTCTTCTCAAAGATTGAGGAGGACCTCTGTGATTTGCAGCATGCCTTGTCAGACCTTGCCTGTTTCCGACCTAGGCTGCGGGACTTACACCCAGAAGCGTGCAGGTATGTGCTGGACTTCCCACAGCCATCTGCGAATTACGTGACTTTCCGCAACAGCCTGCACAGCAACTTAGTCTGCCTGGAGAGCTGTGTGATCCAGGACCGTGCTCTGTCAGGGACAGTGAAGGTTAAAAACATTGAGTATGAGAAGAAAGTGACGGTCCGCATCACCTTTGATGGCTGGAAGAGCTTCCAGGACATCTCTTGCCAGTACATGCACAGCACGTACGGCTCAGCTGACACAGACATCTTCTCTTTTGAGCTTATCCTGCCCAAGCCATCCATCTCCCATAGGGTCACAGAGTTCTGCATCTCTTTCCAGTGCGGACAAAAGACCCACTGGGACAACAACCATGGGAAGAACTACAAGATCCGCCATGTGGGCATGATCCGCCCTCCCTCCCATGCTGTGAAGAGTGCCAGCAGGGCCTGGGAGCATCTTGGcacctctggggctgctgctctagTCCTTTCTCACCTGCAGACCTGGCGGCATTTAGAGACCCAAGCTCCTTATTGGTAG